From a single Falco rusticolus isolate bFalRus1 chromosome 17, bFalRus1.pri, whole genome shotgun sequence genomic region:
- the LEMD2 gene encoding LEM domain-containing protein 2: MAELTDAELRKELIALGYRPGPITATTRKVYIKKLGCLRAEVAAAKRRGRGAPPSPARTPARPQQASPSRQRAGFDLSAVGAARDSEEEDEEEDEEEEEGGGQQPASRWGTSGEGGGLAWGDSRGSPPGRGGGLGTSAEGGLSRDSFGGLSTSAQWGTSVERGGGAGLGASLDGHGGLSTPSQWGASAGRSRGLSAGLGVSPDGFGGLSSTSQWNTFSERSSELSAGLEPSRDGFRGAGSSLQWDMSAERSGGLGTGLRPSLDRFRGSSTTSQWSPSAERSGGFGVRAASGTSLDGVGGLSSASSWGTSAGRSAGLGPKPLPSDESGPLKSRSYWGTSGGGTGGQSSRAQWETAGERKGLPSNSLWRRESEVTPSTHWGASGGHGGLSHHFGRGKEDLASSARKEADRELNPGGWGGGLIRRFPWRAAGDAGLTSGSWWDRSGAGQGVTSRPRLLRSTPKQQTEGKAKGLEYYLSQFLCLASFVLLMIFLGILMVKMMGSGWLDKREENFNLLPVDCDKRTDDFCQAKQKDIIMNVLHELYNYLSIQAGNFECGNPENLKSKCVWVSEARDHVVNVTSSSPQKFDAALHWILNSNKDLGIWLKGRDLSEPVTKVEEVFCLESAHPQMGLGCRFRRAMVTAITNLFLFFWSLVTLWAILIFLRYRWRKMEEEEQAMYEMVKKIIAVVQDHYKEWERNLERYPYVGIFHVRDSLIPPQSRKKMKRVWERAVDFLASNESRIQTESHRVAGEDMLVWRWTQPSYLSDSEH; the protein is encoded by the exons ATGGCGGAGCTGACAGACGCGGAGCTCCGGAAGGAGCTGATCGCGCTCGGTTACCGGCCGGGGCCCATCACCGCCACCACCCGCAAGGTCTACATTAAGAAGCTGGGCTGCCTGCGAGCCGAGGTGGCGGCGGCCAAGCGCAGGGGCCGCGGCGCGCCGCCCAGCCCGGCCCGCACCCCCGCCAGGCCGCAACAGGCCTCGCCTTCGCGGCAGCGCGCCGGCTTCGACCTCAGCGCCGTCGGGGCCGCCCGCGacagtgaggaggaggatgaggaggaggatgaggaggaagaggaaggagggggacaACAGCCCGCGTCCCGCTGGGGGACGTCTGGGGAGGGTGGCGGGCTGGCCTGGGGGGACTCCCGCGGGTCCCCCCCGGGCCGCGGCGGAGGCCTGGGCACCAGCGCTGAGGGAGGCCTGTCCCGGGACAGCTTTGGGGGGCTCAGCACCTCAGCGCAGTGGGGGACGTCTGTGGAGAGAGGTGgaggggccgggctgggggcgtCCCTGGATGGGCATGGGGGGCTGAGCACCCCTTCGCAGTGGGGCGCATCTGCAGGGCGCAGCAGGGGGCTCAGCGCTGGGTTGGGGGTGTCCCCGGATGGGTTCGGGGGGCTGAGCTCCACGTCCCAGTGGAACACGTTTAGCGAGAGGAGCTCAGAGCTCAGCGCTGGGCTGGAGCCATCCCGGGATGGGTTTCGGGGCGCAGGCTCCTCGTTGCAGTGGGACATGTCAGCAGAGAGAAGTGGGGGGCTGGGCACTGGGTTGAGGCCATCCCTGGACAGGTTTCGGGGGTCGAGCACCACATCCCAGTGGAGCCCGTCCGCAGAGAGAAGTGGGGGGTTTGGCGTCAGGGCTGCGTCGGGGACATCCCTGGATGGGGTCGGGGGGCTGAGCTCCGCGTCCTCCTGGGGTACCTCCGCAGGCAGGAGTGCGGGGCTCGGCCCCAAACCCCTTCCCAGCGATGAGAGCGGGCCTCTGAAATCCAGGAGCTACTGGGGCACGTCGGGAGGAGGAACTGGGGGGCAGAGCTCCCGAGCCCAGTGGGAGACagcaggggagaggaaggggctCCCCTCTAACAGCTTGTGGCGGCGGGAAAGCGAGGTGAcacccagcacccactgggGCGCCTCGGGGGGACATGGGGGCTTGAGTCACCACTttgggagagggaaagaggatTTGGCTTCCAGTGCTCGGAAGGAGGCGGACAGGGAGCTGAACCCCggcgggtggggggggggcCTGATCCGGCGGTTCCCGTGGAGGGCTGCAGGCGATGCGGGGCTGACCTCGGGGAGCTGGTGGGACAGGTCGGGAGCAGGACAGGGAGTGACCTCCCGCCCTCGCTTGTTGCGGTCGACCCCCAAGCAGCAGACGGAGGGAAAGGCCAAAGGCCTCGAGTACTACCTCTCCCAGTTCCTTTGCCTCGCCAGCTTTGTGCTGCTCATGATTTTCCTGGGCATCCTCATGGTGAAGATGATGGGGTCAGGCTGGCTTGACAAGAGAGAGGAGAACT TTAATCTCTTGCCTGTGGATTGTGACAAAAGAACGGATGAT TTCTGTCAAGCTAAACAGAAGGACATAATAATGAATGTGCTGCACGAGCTGTATAACTACTTGTCCATACAAGCGG GTAATTTTGAATGCGGAAACCCTGAGAATCTAAAAAGCAAATGCGTTTGGGTTAGTGAAGCGAGGGATCACGTGGTG AATGTAACTAGTAGCTCCCCACAGAAGTTTGACGCTGCCCTGCACTGGATACTAAACAGTAACAAGGATTTAGGAATATG GTTAAAAGGCAGAGACCTTTCGGAACCAGTTACCAAAGTGGAGGAAGTGTTCTGTCTCGAGTCGGCCCATCCTCAGATGGGGCTTGGCTGCCGTTTCCGTCGGGCAATGGTCACTGCCATCACGaaccttttcctgtttttctgga GTCTGGTAACTCTTTGGGCGATCCTGATCTTCCTTAGGTATCGCTGGCGGAAGATGGAGGAAGAGGAACAAGCTATGTATGAAATGGTGAAGAAGATCATAG ctgtTGTTCAGGATCACTATAAGGAATGGGAACGGAATTTGGAGCGTTACCCCTATGTCGGCATTTTCCACGTTCGGGACAGCCTCATCCCTCCTCAGAGCAG
- the MLN gene encoding promotilin encodes MVSKVAPASLLLVYTVSMLAEQTEGFVPFFTQSNFQKMQEKGRERGKKNPLALLQQLEEKGSSEQSGADVNKVRTIQLADPVRAGMWLTPRQLEKYQDVLEKLLAETLQDTPDGTVRRLISAFPSSHQLIIMKIFIFLRRAFVSCLLTLQSPQIPHPLSCTHSSGKVIHSLRVLSVP; translated from the exons ATGGTTTCAAAGGTGGCGCCGGCCAGTTTGCTCTTGGTGTACACGGTGTCCATGCTGGCTGAACAAACTGAAGGCTTTGTGCCCTTTTTCACCCAGAGCAACTTCCAGAAGATGCAGGAG aaagggagg GAGCGcggaaaaaaaaaccctctagccttactgcagcagctggaagagaaagGCTCCTCTGAGCAGTCTGGTGCAGATGTCAACAAGGTCAGGACCATCCAG CTAGCTGATCCTGTCAGAGCTGGGATGTGGCTCACCCCAAGGCAGCTGGAAAAATACCAAGATGTCCTGGAGAAACTGCTAGCAGAGACGTTACAGGACACCCCAGACGGTACTGTCAGGAGGTTgatttctgcctttccctcctctcaCCAGCTTATCATCATGAAGATATTTATATTCCTCAGAAGGGCTTTTGTGTCGTGTTTGCTCACTTTACAGAGTCCTCAGATACCCCACCCGCTCTCATGTACACACTCTTCTGGGAAGGTTATTCACTCTCTTAGGGTGCTGTCTGTGCCCTAG
- the LOC119158622 gene encoding green-sensitive opsin: MNGTEGINFYVPMSNKTGVVRSPFEYPQYYLAEPWKYRIVCCYIFFLISTGLPINLLTLLVTFKHKKLRQPLNYILVNLAVADLFMACFGFTVTFYTAWNGYFVFGPIGCAVEGFFATLGGQVALWSLVVLAIERYIVVCKPMGNFRFSASHAMMGIAFTWVMAFSCAAPPLFGWSRYMPEGMQCSCGPDYYTHNPDYHNESYVLYMFVIHFIIPVIVIFFSYGRLICKVREAAAQQQESATTQKAEKEVTRMVILMVLGFMLAWTPYAVVAFWIFTNKGADFTATLMSVPAFFSKSSSLYNPIIYVLMNKQFRNCMITTICCGKNPFGDEDVSSTVSQSKTEVSSVSSSQVSPA; this comes from the exons ATGAACGGGACGGAAGGTATCAATTTTTATGTGCCTATGTCCAACAAGACAGGGGTGGTGCGAAGCCCCTTTGAGTACCCCCAGTACTACCTAGCCGAGCCCTGGAAATACCGCATCGTGTGTTGCTACAtcttcttcctcatctccaCGGGTTTGCCCATCAACCTCCTCACCCTCCTGGTCACCTTCAAACACAAGAAGCTCCGGCAGCCACTCAACTACATCTTGGTCAACTTGGCGGTGGCTGACCTCTTCATGGCTTGTTTTGGCTTCACCGTCACCTTCTACACTGCCTGGAACGGCTACTTCGTCTTCGGCCCCATTGGCTGTGCCGTGGAGGGCTTCTTCGCCACACTGGGAG gCCAAGTTGCCCTGTGGTCCCTGGTTGTCTTGGCGATCGAGCGCTACATCGTGGTCTGCAAGCCCATGGGGAACTTTCGCTTCTCTGCAAGCCATGCCATGATGGGCATCGCTTTTACCTGGGTAATGGCCTTCTCCTGTGCCGCTCCACCCCTCTTTGGCTGGTCCAG ATACATGCCGGAGGGGATGCAGTGTTCCTGCGGCCCCGACTACTACACCCACAACCCTGATTACCACAACGAGTCCTACGTCCTCTACATGTTTGTCATCCACTTCATCATCCCGGTCATCGTCATTTTCTTCTCCTACGGGCGCCTCATTTGCAAAGTCCGAGAG gcagctgcccagcagcaggaatcAGCCACGACACAGAAGGCCGAGAAGGAGGTGACACGGATGGTGATCCTCATGGTGCTGGGGTTTATGCTGGCCTGGACACCCTACGCCGTGGTGGCATTCTGGATCTTCACCAACAAGGGAGCAGACTTCACCGCCACGCTCATGTCAGTGCCTGCCTTCTTCTCCAAGAGCTCCTCTCTCTACAACCCCATCATCTACGTCCTCATGAACAAACAG TTCCGTAACTGCATGATCACCACAATCTGCTGTGGCAAGAACCCCTTTGGGGATGAAGACGTCTCCTCCACCGTATCCCAGAGCAAGACCGAGGTCTCCTCTGTCTCCTCCAGCCAAGTATCACCTGCATAG